A window of the bacterium genome harbors these coding sequences:
- a CDS encoding cell division protein ZapA, producing MGDQYPIKSDADAEYLRKLAKYVEEKIQAVSSKSKLPQQLKTEVLAALLIADELFSEKEKNARTEERLQQVLSVLEERLHKERND from the coding sequence ATGGGGGATCAGTACCCCATAAAAAGCGATGCTGATGCTGAGTATCTGCGGAAACTGGCGAAGTATGTTGAAGAAAAGATACAGGCTGTTTCTTCCAAGAGCAAACTCCCGCAGCAGTTGAAAACCGAGGTATTGGCTGCTCTCCTGATTGCCGATGAGTTATTTTCGGAAAAGGAGAAAAACGCCAGAACCGAGGAGCGACTTCAGCAGGTGTTGTCCGTGCTTGAGGAGAGACTTCATAAAGAGCGTAATGATTAA
- the rpmI gene encoding 50S ribosomal protein L35, which translates to MPKMKSSRSAAKRFKLTGSGRVKRHKAFASHILKKKSTKRKRNYRRAGYLTSADEKRIKEMIL; encoded by the coding sequence ATGCCAAAGATGAAATCAAGCAGGTCTGCAGCGAAGCGGTTTAAATTGACCGGTTCGGGGCGTGTAAAACGGCATAAGGCTTTTGCAAGTCATATACTGAAGAAAAAATCGACCAAGCGGAAACGTAATTACCGCCGCGCCGGATATCTGACTTCGGCGGATGAAAAACGAATCAAAGAGATGATCCTTTAA
- the infC gene encoding translation initiation factor IF-3 translates to VHVKEIKMRSEISDHDFDFKMKHAFEFLERGDKVKFTLVFRGRESLHKDIGQAVLLKAREILTEHAVIEADIRDEGRNMTMIVAPK, encoded by the coding sequence GTTCATGTGAAGGAAATCAAGATGCGGTCAGAAATTTCCGATCATGATTTTGATTTTAAAATGAAGCATGCGTTCGAGTTTTTAGAGCGGGGGGACAAAGTAAAGTTTACCCTTGTATTCAGGGGGCGTGAATCACTCCACAAAGATATCGGACAGGCCGTTTTATTGAAGGCCAGGGAAATTCTCACCGAGCATGCGGTTATTGAAGCCGATATCAGGGATGAAGGCCGCAACATGACCATGATTGTTGCGCCCAAGTAG
- the rplT gene encoding 50S ribosomal protein L20 — MPRVSMSVASRKRRKKILKMAKGFRGGRSKLLKTASESVDRALVYAYRGRKERKRDFRTLWIARINSATRENGVQYSVFINALQKSGIKLNRKILADLAVRDAAVFKAVLDTAMEAVR, encoded by the coding sequence ATGCCGAGAGTATCAATGAGTGTTGCTTCGCGCAAGCGGAGGAAAAAAATATTAAAGATGGCCAAGGGATTCAGGGGTGGACGATCGAAACTGCTCAAGACCGCCAGCGAATCCGTCGACCGTGCTCTGGTATATGCATACAGGGGCCGTAAAGAGCGGAAACGTGACTTCCGGACCCTCTGGATTGCCAGAATAAATTCAGCAACCCGTGAAAACGGCGTCCAGTATTCTGTTTTTATAAATGCATTGCAGAAGAGCGGAATCAAGCTGAACCGTAAGATACTGGCTGACCTCGCAGTACGTGATGCCGCGGTGTTCAAGGCGGTTCTTGATACGGCGATGGAGGCTGTCCGGTAA